In one Lolium rigidum isolate FL_2022 chromosome 3, APGP_CSIRO_Lrig_0.1, whole genome shotgun sequence genomic region, the following are encoded:
- the LOC124695158 gene encoding RNA demethylase ALKBH10B-like, with translation MATAAAAIPSSAAAMVAGAPLDHHHQQQPAWLMDERDGFISWLRGEFAAANAIIDLLVLHLRAVPGDYDHVFAAVHQRRHHWAHIIHMQQFFPVTDVALALQHTEWLRRAQPHPQPHPPTPQQQQHGPVLGPNPPPPPARRHSSSYAPSHNNHRNAGNGRTDPPRPAANVAAAGSDKDGRELHNQEGKGLKEGENVVDAKSLQLDSPITDEGEKNPKLQTDSEGSSKVAPAPSEYTTREIIDGRPVNTVEGLKVYEGLVNVIEINKIVSLANETKASSRRGGLEAGQTVIVGRRPLRGHGSAVIQLGVPIIEGPFEDENQRETRVDAVPGLLQDLFDRFFQQGIIPSKPDYCVIDFFNEGEYSHPQQPPPWYGRPLCTLCLTECDMVFGRVILGERGDNRGPLKLSLSTGSLLVLQGRSADVAKRSIPATHKQRILLTFGKSVPRKLVSSESAARVTPTLAPPPMPWGPPSRPANMRPHSPSPKHFGYAPASSVLPAPMAGPLHIPPSDGMQPLFVAPAPVAAAAIPFPAAVQLQNSAPAWIPEAAPRPAPPRLPVPGTGVFLPPGSGHQLLPPHQMIQASHAHAEMANGNASPRSTATSKRPDTVEAKPECNGSSNGGCGLVDEKSAVHK, from the exons atggccaccgccgccgccgccatcccctcctccgccgcggccATGGTCGCCGGCGCGCCCctcgaccaccaccaccagcagcagccGGCCTGGCTCATGGACGAGCGCGACGGCTTCATCTCCTGGCTGCGGGGCGAGttcgccgccgccaacgccatCATCGACCTCCTCGTCCTGCACCTCCGCGCCGTGCCCGGCGACTACGACCACGTCTTCGCCGCCGTGCACCAGCGCAGGCACCACTGGGCGCACATCATCCACATGCAGCAGTTCTTCCCCGTCACCGACGTCGCGCTCGCGCTACAGCACACCGAGTGGCTACGCAGGGCCCAGCCGCACCCGCAGCCGCACCCGCCgacgccgcagcagcagcagcacgggcCCGTCCTCGGGCccaacccgccgccgccccccgcgCGACGCCACAGCTCCTCCTACGCGCCATCCCACAACAACCATCGCAACGCCGGCAACGGCCGCACCGATCCGCCGCGGCCTGCCGCAAACGTCGCCGCCGCTGGATCCGATAAAGATG GACGTGAACTTCATAACCAAGAAGGGAAGGGACTTAAGGAAGGAGAGAACGTCGTTGATGCTAAAAGTCTACAGTTGGATTCTCCTATTACCGATG AAGGTGAGAAAAACCCTAAGCTGCAAACTGATTCTGAAGGAAGCAGCAAAGTGGCTCCAGCTCCTTCAGAGTATACAACCAGGGAAATCATTGATGGCAGGCCG GTTAATACTGTTGAAGGACTAAAGGTCTATGAAGGGTTGGTAAATGTGATTGAGATAAACAAGATTGTTTCTTTAGCTAACGAGACAAAAGCTTCTTCTCGCCGAGGAGGGTTGGAAG CGGGGCAGACTGTTATTGTTGGTAGAAGACCACTGAGGGGTCATGGAAGCGCAGTTATTCAGCTGGGAGTTCCTATCATTGAAGGCCCTTTTGAAGATGAAAATCAAAGAG AGACAAGGGTGGATGCTGTTCCTGGGTTGCTGCAAGACCTGTTTGATCGCTTCTTTCAGCAGGGAATCATACCTTCTAAGCCAGACTATTGTGTTATCGACTTCTTCAATGAG GGGGAATATTCTCATCCTCAGCAACCTCCTCCTTGGTATGGTAGGCCTCTTTGTACTCTCTGCCTGACAGAGTGTGACATGGTATTTGGCCGAGTTATCCTTGGTGAACGAGGCGATAACAGAGGCCCTTTAAAGCTATCTCTTTCTACAGG GTCTCTTTTAGTGTTGCAAGGGAGAAGTGCTGATGTAGCCAAGCGATCTATTCCTGCTACACACAAGCAGCGAATCTTACTGACTTTTGGGAAGTCTGTGCCAAGAAAACTTGTTTCATCAGAAAGTGCTGCACGAGTCACTCCCACATTAGCACCTCCTCCTATGCCCTGGGGTCCACCATCAAGGCCAGCTAACATGAGGCCACATTCCCCTAGTCCTAAGCACTTTGGATATGCCCCCGCCAGCAGTGTACTTCCAGCACCAATGGCTGGACCTCTCCACATCCCTCCATCCGATGGAATGCAGCCACTCTTTGTAGCACCTGCTCCTGTTGCTGCCGCAGCCATACCTTTCCCAGCAGCTGTTCAATTGCAAAATTCAGCACCAGCTTGGATTCCAGAAGCTGCCCCAAGGCCAGCCCCACCACGTTTGCCTGTTCCAGGTACAGGGGTCTTTCTTCCTCCTGGATCAGGTCACCAACTGTTGCCGCCTCATCAGATGATCCAAGCTTCACATGCTCATGCGGAGATGGCTAATGGTAATGCTTCTCCAAGGAGCACGGCAACAAGTAAAAGGCCTGATACAGTCGAGGCAAAACCAGAGTGCAATGGGAGCTCTAATGGTGGCTGCGGCTTAGTGGATGAGAAGTCAGCTGTTCATAAGTGA